A window of Synchiropus splendidus isolate RoL2022-P1 chromosome 9, RoL_Sspl_1.0, whole genome shotgun sequence contains these coding sequences:
- the pgbd5 gene encoding piggyBac transposable element-derived protein 5, whose protein sequence is MAECGRKALSLLEAARSRYESLQISDDVFGESGDDSSDNPFYSTSGDSDSDNYIAEVGEEDQHHHHHHHHHQKRGEKENATGGGGSGAGPPGSLSRSQAEEQGWSEALQDVTVPPYKETYGPAQKMPANATALDFFQLFVPDNCIQNMVTQTNMYAKKFQERFGSDEGWCPVTAHEMKAFLGFVTSTSVHRCESVLSIWSSGFFSNRSIALKMSQARFEKILKYFHIVAFRPSQGSNQGLYKIQPFLDSLQQSFSCTFRPSQTQVLHEPLIDEDPVFITTCTERELRKRKKRKFSLWVRQCTSTGFICQISVHLKEGQGADGLAALKNKPQLHSLVAKQLCQNISGKNTIIFTGPSITSLGLFTEFSKQDIYCCGLLSTRKSDCTGLPQNMLVCGATPAQRGQSRVMMKGSLSLISWYNKGHFRFLTNAYSPTKQGVIIKRKSGEIPCPLAVEAFAAHLSYICKYDDKYSKYFIFHKPNKTWQQVFWLSISIAINNAYILYKMSDAYAVKRYSRAQFGERLVRELLDLDDCSPTQ, encoded by the exons ATGGCGGAGTGCGGCCGGAAGGCGCTGTCCCTCCTGGAGGCGGCCCGCTCCCGGTACGAGAGCCTGCAGATCTCGGACGACGTGTTCGGCGAGTCCGGGGACGACAGCAGCGACAACCCCTTCTACAGCACCTCCGGTGACTCCGACTCTGACAACTACATCGCCGAGGTGGGCGAGGAGGACCagcatcaccatcaccaccaccaccaccaccaaaagCGGGGAGAGAAGGAGAACGCGACCGGAGGAGGTGGCAGCGGAGCGGGTCCGCCGGGATCCTTGTCCCGGAGTCAGGCTGAGGAGCAGGGCTGGTCGGAGGCGCTGCAGGATGTCACCGTTCCACCGTACAAAGAGACATATG GCCCGGCCCAGAAGATGCCAGCCAACGCCACAGCTCTGGACTTCTTCCAACTCTTCGTCCCAGACAACTGCATCCAGAACATGGTCACTCAGACGAACATGTACGCCAAGAAGTTCCAGGAGCGCTTCGGCTCGGACGAGGGCTGGTGTCCGGTCACAGCCCATGAGATGAAGGCCTTCCTGGGGTTTGTCACCTCCACCAGCGTGCATCGCTGTGAGTCAGTGCTAAGCATCTGGAGTTCCGGCTTCTTCAGCAACCGCAGCATCGCCTTGAAAATGAGTCAGGCTCGCTTCGAGAAGATCCTCAAGTACTTCCACATTGTTGCTTTCCGACCGTCGCAAGGCAGCAATCAAGGCCTGTACAAGATCCAGCCTTTCCTGGACTCACTACAGCAGTCCTTCAGTTGCACCTTCAGACCTTCACAGACTCAG GTTCTTCATGAGCCCTTGATAGACGAGGACCCGGTCTTCATCACCACCTGCACGGAGCGAGAGTTgcggaagaggaagaagaggaagttcaGTCTCTGGGTTCGACAGTGCACCTCCACAGGATTCATCTGTCAG ATATCAGTTCACTTGAAGGAGGGCCAGGGAGCCGACGGTCTGGCCGCTCTGAAAAATAAACCCCAGCTCCACAGTCTGGTCGCTAAGCAGCTCTGCCAGAACATCTCCGGCAAGaacaccatcatcttcaccggACCATCCATCAccagtctgggcctcttcaccGAGTTTAGCAAACAAG ATATTTACTGCTGCGGCCTGTTGAGCACCAGAAAGAGCGACTGCACGGGTTTGCCTCAGAACATGCTGGTTTGTGGAGCCACACCTGCGCAGCGTGGCCAGTCCCGGGTCATGATGAAGGGCAGCCTGTCACTGATCAGCTGGTACAACAAGGGCCACTTCAGGTTCTTGACCAACGCTTACTCGCCAACGAAACAAG GGGTGATCATCAAGAGAAAAAGCGGTGAGATTCCATGTCCTCTGGCCGTTGAAGCCTTTGCAGCTCACCTCAGCTACATCTGCAAATATGACGACAAATACAGCAA ATATTTTATCTTCCATAAGCCGAACAAGACCTGGCAGCAAGTCTTCTGGTTGAGCATCAGCATCGCCATCAACAACGCGTACATCCTGTACAAGATGTCAGACGCCTACGCAGTCAAGCGTTACAGCCGAGCGCAGTTCGGCGAGAGACTGGTCCGAGAGCTGCTGGATCTGGACGACTGCTCTCCCACGcagtga